ACATGTactcaaaatatatatatacatatatatgcatacataagtatattGCAGTATAGAATGAAAATTCTAAGTGATTGATTTACCATGTGCTGAGCACCATTtcattgaaataaaaaacatacagTGCACAccttattcttttatattgaAGCTTCAATAACGTATTGATACGctctataattttatttggcAATTGCTTATTTCCATTGTCTCTCTACAAATGTAttgataatttatttacttttctatttttcgAATGTATATACCCTTcttaatgaaaaaagtactcattttttttttttttttttttagaaaaaaagaagctaTGTTGTTGTCATGAAAATAATGTTTCAAAATGCTCTAACAAAACTGAAAAGGGAAACACAACTCCGAAGAATAAGAATGCAGATACGCTAAGTACTGGTAGtgtgataatatatttatctttctGTACTAGACCTTATGCAGTAGTACacattatgtatacatacatacatacatacattcacgcatacttacatacgtatatacgaTATCACACGTACCTCTATGCACGTGCTCATACAGCTTCCACAGGAATTAACGAATTTGCAATTAACtcaaaaaacataaatgagccctttaaattttttatcggTGGTATTCCACAAAACATCACAAACAAAGTAATGAAAGAAGACATAATTCTTGTTTAGAAAACTTGTGTGTCCTTCTCCTTCCTCTATTTGTATTATGATGTTTTGTACcccacacatacacacaaaaACAAACACGcacttattaatttattcttatttatttattaatatatataaatatatttttttttttttttttttgctactTCTACCTCTTACACTTTAAAAGTACATATCAGAATATTTCGAAAAATATGGGCCAGTGCAAAATGTAGTTATAGCGCAAGACCatgaaacaaaaagaaaCAGGGGATTTGCGTTTGTTACAATGTCAtctcaaataaataaagatagAATCTTaatagtatataaaaatatagaatagCTAATCAAATAAACAGACACATTTCctaacattattataatttaaaatttcttttatcatatttttttatttatttttttatttatttttttatttatttttttatttatttttttattaatttttttatttattttgttatttatttttttatttattttgttatttatttttttgttcattttttcgtttatttttttttcaggaTTCTCATGAACTAAACGGAAAAAGAGTAGATGTTCGTGAGGAGCATAATACTACCCCCTCCGACAttcaaagaaaaatattcgtAGGTGGACTAAACTATTACTGGACTAAAGATACACTGGAAAggcataaattatttaaaaaaaaaaaaaaaattccccAATTTCATAAGAGAATGTTCTATCActacatatttaaatatgcGTATGTGCGTGGGTATagacacatatatgtatgtacgtatatgtatgtatgtacatatatgtatgtatgtacatatatgtacgtgtatgtatgtacacgTATGTACTTACCTGTATGTGcacatgtttttattttttttatactggTTATTGTTCAGTTACTTCTCATCTTTTGGGGACATTGATGTAGTTCAAATTGTGGTTGATTCGTCTGGTAGATCTCGATGTTTTGGATTTGTAGTTTTCGCTAATGAATCATCAGTAGCCAAAGTTTTGAAACACAAAAGacacaaaatatatgtaaatgaaaaagcAACAAGAAGCAGAGAAACGAAGAAACAGTGTACACgcatatgtgtgtgtatgtatatatacgtctTTATGTTTACGTGCACGTATTAAGAAACGCTTTAACCGATTGATCCTTCTTCTTTCGTAGGATAAAATGGTCGAAGTTAGAAAAGCGGAGCCAAAGAAACCCAAAATGGCTATGAAACGGCAAAACAATAAAAGgcataaaaataagattcatttttacataaacCACATATACCCCTCATGTGTCTCTATGCATGTCGTtccatattcatatatacatatatatatatatgtacttatacattgcatgtgtacatatatacttatgcattacatgtgtacatatatacttatgcattacatatgtacatatatacttatacattgcatgtgtacatatatacttatgcattacatgtgtacatatatacttatgcattacatatgtacatatatacttatgcattacatgtgtacatatatacttatgcattacatgtgtacatatatacttatgcattacatatgcacatatatacttatgcattacatgtgtacatatatacttatgcattacatgtgtacatatatacttatgcattatatgtgtacatatatacttatgcattacatgtgtacatatatacttatgcattacatatgtacatatatacctgCACCGCAAAGTGAACATATTTATGTCTATTTTTTAATCCTATTCAGCCATTCGAAGTATTCTCATCTTCCCCCTTTTATGACCCGATTCCCATGCAATAAAGAGACCATGGCACAGTGGGCTAATTTTATGTACAGTACATGTGGAGTaccctttttatttaatcaaAGATTTCAAAACGTTCCTGACTTTTATTccaattataattattatccGAATGCGGTGGAAAATATGCAGCCACCAGAATATAACAACTAATTTTAgcatgctttttttttttttttttaccgcAAATTGTGATGCTACTTTaacgtaatatttttacatgtttctctatttttttttttttttgcagttttccctattttttcttacaactttctatattctttttttctacatttttctctattttttttctacatttttctctattttttttctacatttttctccattttttttctacatttttctctattttttttctacatttttctttatattatttcacgtttttccttattatttttacacatttttagctctatttttttttcttcttttacgCAAAAAATTGCTCTCTTTAACATATTGTTCGTGATACATTGTTCTTTATAAGGTATTAGCCATATCTTAAAGATTgaagtaaataataaaaaagataaagtacaaaattttcttattaaaaaaaagaaaagaaaagaaaactgaagaaaaataaagatagataaaaaaaaaaaattgcgcATAAAGTACGCAAAAACAGTtgatatgtacatataaaacaCAAATTAACAATCACctcttaaattttaatttaaaaaaaaaagaagtataaaacaataattttcatttaacacaaaaaaattgCTTTATGTTCTTTTTACTACTGTCCGGGTGCTCAGAAACCCCTTTGTTGCTACTGGAATTTCCTATGTTTTCCTCTTCTTTGCTaagatcttttttttttgttttgctaTTGCATTGAAGATCATTTTTTCGCTTactatgttttatttttaattttgaaaaacataaaaaaaaatttgctcTTCTTTTCTTACATGTTGTGGGTTTAACACTACTTGAATTGTTAGAATAATCATGTTTATGTGGTCCACCAATTATCATagattcatttttattattatcattataattGTCATTATCTTTATCATCACCACCATTATGATTACAATTATCTTTAGTATGTTTGTCtacattattatcattaccaCCTCCAATATCATCCATGATAATACTATGACTACAACTCCTGCTAATCCCTTGCATTA
The sequence above is drawn from the Plasmodium malariae genome assembly, chromosome: 5 genome and encodes:
- the PmUG01_05029200 gene encoding RNA-binding protein, putative; its protein translation is MTCHDIMNESSDVDVPSKTKASKNEEEEEEKKKRKKIDSIIQKNECDANYEQKEKRERSLSSESYRPEKKKLCCCHENNVSKCSNKTEKGNTTPKNKNADTLSTGINEFAINSKNINEPFKFFIGGIPQNITNKYISEYFEKYGPVQNVVIAQDHETKRNRGFAFVTMSSQINKDRILIDSHELNGKRVDVREEHNTTPSDIQRKIFVVQIVVDSSGRSRCFGFVVFANESSVAKVLKHKRHKIYDKMVEVRKAEPKKPKMAMKRQNNKSHSKYSHLPPFMTRFPCNKETMAQWANFMYSTCGVPFLFNQRFQNVPDFYSNYNYYPNAVENMQPPEYNN